The following coding sequences are from one Schizosaccharomyces osmophilus chromosome 1, complete sequence window:
- the mcm6 gene encoding MCM complex subunit Mcm6: MSSFVSPGANATTPTYKHGFQTSEVGDRPAVSMASQPESTGMVEDDNLVKRKPFAAIGDAIPKVVDTTGESVRETFQDFLESFSEDRVDEMGAPSSSAMSEKYYISQIHGLAMYEIHTVYVDFNHLTTFNDVLALAVVEQYYRFTPFLSRALQQLVEKYEPEYYRNSLSQANASLSTANRPSDKAFALAFYNLPFRSTIRDLRTDRIGRLTTITGTVTRTSEVRPELAHGTFICEECHTVVPRVEQAFRYTEPTQCPNELCANKRTWRLNISQSTFQDWQKVRIQENSNEIPTGSMPRTLDVIIRGDIVERAKAGDKCAFTGTLIAVPDISQLGIPGVKPEAYRDSRGFSAGRDSGSDGVTGLKSLGVRDLTYKLSFLACMVQPDDANDRNAADVRGDGSQGIEAQDEFLQSLSQAEIDDLRAMVHSDHIYSRLVNSLAPSVYGHEIIKKGILLQLMGGVHKETPEGINLRGDINICVVGDPSTSKSQFLKYVCNFLPRAVYTSGKASSAAGLTAAVVKDEETGDFTIEAGALMLADNGICAIDEFDKMDLSDQVAIHEAMEQQTISIAKAGIQATLNARTSILAAANPIGGRYNRKTTLRNNINMSAPIMSRFDLFFVVLDECNESVDRHLAQHIVNVHRLRDEAMQPEFSTEQLQRYMRYARTFKPKLNNEARAEIVKKYKQLRMDDAQGAGKNSYRITVRQLESMIRLSEAIARANCVDDITPAFVNEAYSLLRQSIIHVERDDIEVEEEDAEAKEREAGSADAMQVDQQETTTDTQKSEKPKLKITYEKYVSVMNGIVRVLHEHSAEDGTEGMIASNLIQSYLELREDELHTEEDIIFEVGIVRKVLTRLVHESIIMEIQNKADSDVKLPFEERVFSIHPNCDYEALVSNGEVDA; this comes from the coding sequence ATGTCTTCATTTGTTTCTCCTGGAGCAAACGCTACGACGCCAACCTATAAGCATGGGTTTCAAACATCAGAAGTTGGCGATAGACCAGCAGTAAGTATGGCTTCTCAGCCAGAATCTACTGGGATGGTGGAAGACGATAATttagtaaaaagaaaaccatttGCAGCCATTGGGGATGCGATTCCTAAAGTGGTGGATACAACTGGTGAGTCTGTTCGAGAAACGTTTCAAGATTTTTTAGAAAGCTTTAGTGAGGATCGCGTTGACGAGATGGGCGCACCATCTTCGTCTGCTATGTcagaaaaatattatatttcTCAGATACATGGTCTTGCCATGTATGAAATTCATACTGTGTATGTAGACTTTAATCACTTGACTACCTTTAATGATGTTTTGGCTCTCGCAGTTGTAGAGCAATACTATCGATTCACCCCATTTTTATCTCGTGCGTTGCAGCAACTGGTTGAAAAATACGAACCAGAATATTATAGAAACTCTTTATCACAAGCCAATGCTTCTTTGTCTACTGCAAATCGACCAAGCGACAAAGCATTTGCTCTTGCATTCTATAACCTTCCTTTTCGCTCTACTATTCGAGATTTACGTACTGATCGTATTGGTCGTTTAACAACAATTACAGGAACTGTCACTAGAACTTCAGAAGTCCGTCCAGAGCTGGCCCATGGTACTTTTATATGTGAAGAATGCCATACTGTAGTTCCACGCGTCGAGCAGGCGTTTCGCTATACTGAGCCAACGCAATGTCCCAACGAACTTTGCGCTAATAAGCGTACTTGGCGCCTTAACATTTCTCAGTCCACCTTTCAAGACTGGCAAAAAGTACGCATTCAAGAAAACAGCAATGAAATACCCACTGGATCCATGCCACGGACGTTAGACGTGATTATTCGTGGTGACATCGTAGAAAGAGCAAAAGCCGGTGACAAGTGTGCATTTACGGGTACACTAATTGCAGTCCCCGACATTTCGCAATTGGGAATTCCGGGAGTAAAGCCAGAAGCCTACCGAGATTCTCGGGGATTCAGTGCTGGTAGAGATTCAGGTAGCGATGGTGTAACAGGCTTAAAATCTCTTGGTGTCCGTGATCTGACTTataaactttcttttcttgcttgTATGGTTCAGCCAGATGATGCGAATGATCGTAATGCTGCAGATGTTCGTGGTGATGGTTCCCAAGGGATAGAAGCTCAAGATGAATTCCTACAGTCGCTTTCACAAGCTGAAATTGATGACCTACGTGCTATGGTACATTCAGATCATATATATTCACGTTTGGTGAACTCTTTAGCTCCGTCGGTGTACGGCCATGAAATAATTAAGAAAGGTATCCTTCTACAATTAATGGGGGGTGTTCACAAAGAAACTCCTGAAGGGATTAACCTCCGTGGTGACATTAATATTTGCGTTGTAGGCGATCCAAGTACTTCCAAGTCacagtttttgaaatatgTATGCAATTTCCTTCCTCGCGCGGTTTATACATCGGGTAAAGCATCTTCAGCTGCTGGTCTTACAGCTGCAGTCGTAAAGGATGAGGAAACCGGTGATTTTACAATTGAAGCCGGTGCACTCATGTTGGCGGATAATGGAATCTGCGCTATTGACGAATTTGACAAGATGGATCTGTCAGATCAGGTTGCTATCCATGAAGCTATGGAACAACAAACAATTTCAATAGCTAAAGCTGGTATTCAAGCTACCTTAAATGCTCGTACTTCCATTTTGGCTGCCGCTAATCCCATCGGTGGGCGTTATAACAGAAAGACTACTTTGCGTAATAACATTAATATGTCGGCTCCTATCATGTCACgttttgatttatttttcgttGTGCTAGATGAATGCAACGAATCGGTCGACCGTCATCTGGCTCAACACATTGTCAATGTTCATCGCTTACGAGATGAAGCTATGCAGCCGGAATTTAGTACAGAGCAATTGCAACGATATATGCGTTATGCCCGAACGTTCAAACCAAAGTTAAATAACGAAGCTAGAGCCGAGATAGTGAAAAAGTATAAGCAACTTCGTATGGACGACGCTCAGGGAGCTGGAAAGAACTCTTATCGGATTACCGTACGTCAATTAGAATCTATGATTCGTCTTTCAGAAGCAATTGCTCGTGCAAATTGCGTCGACGACATTACACCTGCTTTTGTCAACGAGGCTTATTCCCTTCTTCGACAATCCATCATTCACGTTGAACGTGACGATATTGAGGTTGAAGAGGAAGACGCAGAAGCGAAAGAGCGAGAAGCTGGTTCAGCAGATGCGATGCAAGTAGATCAACAAGAAACAACCACTGATACCCAAAAATCAGAAAAGCCGAAGTTGAAGATTACCTATGAAAAATATGTGTCAGTTATGAATGGCATCGTTCGCGTTTTACACGAACACTCTGCCGAGGATGGTACTGAGGGAATGATTGCTAGTAATTTAATTCAATCTTACCTTGAACTTCGAGAAGACGAATTGCATACCGAAGAAGACATTATTTTTGAGGTAGGTATTGTTCGCAAGGTTTTAACACGTCTTGTTCATGAATCCATTATCAtggaaattcaaaataaagCAGACAGTGATGTTAAACTGCCATTTGAAGAACGTGTCTTCTCCATACATCCTAACTGTGACTATGAAGCGCTCGTTAGTAATGGAGAGGTCGACGCATAG
- the gea1 gene encoding Arf GEF, with protein sequence MDVPRAFPNQEPLCSISPSSLVINEIITIVTAIRKTSRWKSSGVASILGVTTLNDEFLADGLENRWKTNGEKSSSVRYPLVMEFSQLKTDLTNQHNLGNFDSLRLLSPFLRTIKSPRTTGNVTSLCISAILKLFSLRIITDKSPNLNVAMRNLSFAITQCRFESYDSSQDEVVLLRVSRLMEESVRGAGNRILSDDSICEIVETGLSMCCQMRVSAMLRQSAELSMISIIQCIFERLKYIDSGLDDENFWNETIKHPIEEQDFHYSRLNNSDVGSSEITPFGIESIREVLRVLISFIDSKNQHFTDQVKSMALRFINAAFEVAGEHMGNFPSLRILISDTLCKSLLQLIRNSQTPVLTNSLIVMTTLLQAMPHHLKLQQELFISYLISCLQIPTHISKDSGLDSSLVRAISSTNLAKDQNTDRATPTSFSERKRFVFDSEGSPPEIRELIVECFGSLSRIPGFLVDLYVNYDCDPQMSDLALDLVRVLTRNCLIDAARYSTNNVPPLCLDALLNFIHNFHERLLPAFEPKDHDRALGDLTSLLESKERKYLIIEGANLFNESPSDGISYLSSHSIIEHPSESNSIASFFHSTNRLSKRVLGEYLTKASNSELLNAFMIAFDFKGKRIDEALRMLLQSFRLPGESQLIERVVEAFAHYYVEANPGVVASKDAAFVLSYSIIMLNTDQHNPNIKAQARMTLDDFCRNVRGVNDGTDFDRQFLSDIYNAIRNFEIIVAEEHDTELSFFYIWSKLLQNCKGTTPFRCTDSNVFDCIVFKDVWNSILAALMYVFSTATEDTVFYRVVNGIQQAADVAAHFNQNNVIDYIVRRLTDFTAIGSLHIPENQLNTAINHENHQVVVSELSVRLGRDFRAQLALIVLFWVCNKFKNCMHDSWSPVVSLILALGSNNLLSKESLPGAKLFQYEHFPFPNPPVISGKSNFSKEGGLLSALSSYLSSYANDEPPAPSSEEIGQTLSSVECIRSSKIDEFLHNLLDIERSTLERLIDSLIEISGGPLHDVTSSQNESTSFIIGPSKSSHAHFNTQNLIIADLLTSLFIGFSRKMDASGIKEKVFSYLLSKAEHVVDEQSMNHFSYYILLLYMDEDLELEESSIEWKKLTEYFAMVKSKELAVESSIISMFLELGNRYPYLLHSTFGFDFLDVVLHVNSADVSDLLVIFHKISAHQLDLPKLQCYLSSVDMFIQNIVKQLARILSRQKKGLTKGKPVDKTTLESHGKDLNDAFDLYLKAASEFEDEHYDVTDDKNVLHQKWKMVYSHICKFCLSRSRSLRTSSFSSLQRVVMVQLDKSHDINVTMSLFHQVLLPTMENMITGLNGKPEHHLFGLAKAQMFGIICKTILLDMDILSNQSNMLYPLWLKLMDVAIKLSAMHGSEAMAEVMESIKNVYLILHSAGALCGPTVQDTDSDPLLKTWNSTWNNLFIYYPELAQELDFSSETETQIQTETGSEKRTEEHNSLETGVI encoded by the coding sequence ATGGATGTGCCTCGTGCATTTCCAAACCAAGAACCGTTATGTTCAATTTCGCCATCTTCCTTGGTgataaatgaaattataACAATAGTAACAGCTATTCGAAAGACATCACGATGGAAAAGTTCAGGCGTTGCATCAATTTTAGGCGTCACGACCTTAAACGATGAGTTTCTCGCGGATGGATTAGAGAATCGTTGGAAAACGAACGGAGAGAAAAGCAGTAGCGTTCGATATCCCTTGGTGATGGAATTCTCACAACTAAAGACTGATCTCACAAATCAGCATAACCTAGGTAACTTTGATTCATTAAGGCTGTTGTCCCCCTTTCTGCGAACCATAAAGTCACCGAGAACGACTGGAAATGTAACAAGCTTGTGTATCTCAGccattttgaaattattttCCCTAAGAATTATAACCGACAAATCCCCAAACCTAAATGTTGCCATGAGAAATCTTTCGTTTGCAATTACACAATGTAGATTTGAAAGTTACGATTCCTCTCAGGATGAGGTTGTCCTTCTGCGTGTTTCAAGACTTATGGAAGAATCAGTACGTGGTGCTGGTAACCGTATACTGAGTGATGATTCCATTTGCGAAATTGTCGAAACAGGATTAAGCATGTGTTGTCAAATGAGAGTATCTGCTATGTTGCGACAAAGCGCTGAGTTGTCAATGATCAGTATAATTCAATGTATTTTTGAGCGACTTAAGTACATTGATTCAGGATTAGATGACGAAAATTTCTGGAACGAAACCATAAAACATCCTATAGAAGAGCAAGACTTTCATTATAGTCGCTTGAACAACAGTGATGTTGGGTCAAGTGAAATAACTCCATTCGGAATAGAATCTATACGCGAGGTCCTTCGTGTcttaatttctttcatagattcaaaaaatcagcATTTCACTGACCAGGTAAAAAGCATGGCTCTCCGATTTATTAATGCCGCCTTTGAAGTTGCGGGCGAACACATGGGCAACTTTCCTTCTCTGCGCATATTAATTAGTGATACCCTCTGTAAATCTTTATTACAGTTAATACGAAATAGTCAGACGCCCGTGTTAACTAACTCTCTTATTGTTATGACTACTTTACTTCAAGCAATGCCTCACCATTTGAAGTTACAACAGGAACTCTTTATATCTTATTTAATTTCCTGTCTACAAATCCCAACCCATATATCGAAAGATTCCGGTCTTGATTCATCTTTAGTAAGGGCTATATCTTCCACGAACTTAGCAAAAGATCAAAATACAGACCGAGCGACACCAACCTCGTTTTCTGAGCGAAAacgttttgtttttgacaGTGAAGGAAGCCCTCCCGAAATCCGTGAGCTCATAGTAGAATGCTTTGGCTCTCTCTCTCGGATCCCTGGATTTCTTGTTGACTTGTATGTCAATTATGATTGTGATCCTCAGATGTCTGATCTTGCTTTAGATCTCGTACGTGTTCTTACAAGAAACTGTTTAATTGATGCTGCTCGCTACTCCACTAATAACGTACCTCCTTTATGTCTCGACGCTcttttaaattttattcataatTTCCATGAACGCCTTCTCCCTGCTTTTGAACCTAAAGACCATGATCGTGCCTTAGGGGATTTAACATCCTTATTAGAGTctaaggaaagaaaatacttAATTATTGAGGGTGCAAATCTCTTTAATGAAAGCCCTTCCGATGGTATTTCATATTTATCTTCCCATTCCATTATTGAGCATCCCTCAGAATCAAACTCTATTgcatctttctttcattctACGAATCGACTTAGTAAACGTGTGTTAGGTGAATACTTAACAAAAGCGTCAAATAGTGAATTACTAAATGCTTTTATGATTGCTTTCGACTTCAAGGGTAAACGAATTGATGAAGCTTTACGCATGCTACTTCAATCTTTTCGTTTACCGGGAGAATCCCAATTAATCGAGCGTGTAGTAGAAGCTTTTGCTCACTATTATGTTGAGGCCAATCCTGGTGTAGTGGCATCTAAAGATGctgcttttgttctttcttaTTCTATCATTATGCTGAACACAGATCAGCATAACCCAAATATAAAAGCACAAGCGAGAATGACTTTAGATGATTTTTGCCGAAACGTGCGAGGAGTAAATGATGGTACTGATTTTGATCGTCAGTTTCTTTCTGATATTTATAATGCTATTCGGAACTTTGAGATAATTGTTGCCGAAGAGCATGACACAgagctttcctttttctacATTTGGTCCAAGCTGCTTCAAAATTGTAAGGGTACTACCCCTTTCCGCTGTACCGACTCAAATGTTTTTGATtgtattgttttcaaagatgTATGGAATTCTATATTGGCCGCCCTAATGTACGTATTTTCGACCGCTACTGAGGATACCGTGTTTTATCGAGTTGTGAACGGTATACAACAAGCAGCTGACGTTGCTGCTCACTTCAATCAGAACAATGTTATAGATTATATCGTTCGTCGTTTAACGGACTTCACTGCTATAGGATCATTACATATACCTGAAAATCAATTGAACACGGCCATAAATCATGAGAATCATCAAGTAGTGGTCAGTGAGCTTTCGGTACGTCTCGGTCGTGATTTTCGAGCACAACTGGCTCTTATAGTACTTTTTTGGGTTTGCAACAAGTTCAAAAATTGCATGCATGACAGTTGGTCGCCCGTCGTTAGCTTGATTTTAGCTTTGGGTAGTAATAATTTGCTATCAAAGGAGTCTCTTCCAGGTGCTAAACTGTTTCAGTATGAGCACTTCCCTTTTCCTAACCCTCCAGTTATTTCCGGAAAATCTAATTTTAGCAAAGAAGGCGGGCTGCTTTCAGCTTTATCTTCTTATTTGTCTAGCTATGCTAACGACGAACCTCCTGCGCCGTCATCCGAAGAGATAGGTCAAACACTCTCATCCGTAGAGTGTATAAGGTCTTCCAAAATTGATGAGTTTCTTCATAATTTGCTCGACATTGAACGCTCTACTTTAGAAAGATTGATAGATTCACTCATAGAAATTAGTGGTGGACCATTACACGATGTTACATCTTCACAAAATGAAAGCACTAGTTTCATAATTGGACCTTCGAAATCTTCTCATGCTCATTTTAATACTCAAAACCTCATTATAGCAGATTTGCTAACTTCGTTATTTATCGGGTTTTCTAGGAAAATGGATGCTTCAGGTATTAAGGAAAAGGTGTTTTCATATTTGCTCAGTAAGGCAGAACATGTTGTTGACGAGCAATCCATGAATCACTTTTCCTACTATATACTATTATTATATATGGATGAAGATCTGGAACTAGAAGAATCGTCTATAGAGTGGAAGAAACTTACCGAATACTTTGCTATGGTGAAGAGCAAAGAGCTGGCAGTCGAGAGTTCTATCATTTCAATGTTCCTTGAACTAGGCAACAGATATCCATACTTGTTGCACAGTACATTtggttttgattttctggATGTAGTTCTTCATGTTAATTCAGCGGATGTTTCCGACTTACTTGTTATCTTCCATAAAATTTCGGCTCATCAACTTGATCTTCCCAAGCTTCAGTGTTACCTTTCATCTGTTGATATGtttattcaaaacattGTAAAGCAACTAGCTCGCATACTATCTCGTCAGAAAAAAGGACTGACAAAGGGAAAGCCTGTGGATAAGACGACATTAGAAAGTCATGGAAAGGATTTGAACGACGCATTTgatttatatttaaaagCGGCATCAGAGTTCGAGGATGAGCATTATGATGTTACTGACGACAAAAATGTTCTGCATCAAAAATGGAAGATGGTGTACAGTCATATTTGTAAGTTTTGCTTATCCCGGAGTCGGTCTTTACGAACATCATCCTTTTCGTCTTTGCAGAGAGTTGTTATGGTACAATTGGACAAATCACACGATATTAATGTCACAATGTCTTTATTCCACCAAGTGTTACTGCCAACGATGGAGAATATGATAACTGGATTGAATGGAAAACCAGAGCATCATCTATTTGGACTGGCAAAAGCACAAATGTTCGGTATTATTTGCAAAACCATTTTGTTAGACATGGATATTTTATCGAATCAATCGAATATGCTCTATCCGCTGTGGTTAAAACTTATGGATGTCGCAATCAAATTGAGCGCAATGCACGGATCAGAAGCAATGGCTGAAGTAATGGAATCTATAAAAAATGTGTACCTGATTTTACATTCTGCTGGGGCGCTATGTGGTCCTACTGTGCAGGATACGGACTCAGACCCACTTTTAAAAACTTGGAACTCTACATGGAATAATTTATTCATCTACTATCCTGAACTTGCTCAAGAACTCGACTTTAGTTCAGAAACAGAGACTCAGATACAAACAGAGACAGGGTCAGAAAAGAGAACTGAGGAGCATAATTCTCTTGAGACTGGcgttatttaa
- the cwf3 gene encoding Prp19 complex subunit Cwf3: MSETAQLKVHSDLLDIEDEPFELELLRSPYSLRSWLRYLSARENSTLEKRVLLYERACSELPGSYKIWKAYLEMRLAHLEGGSFVSNPQAFLDVNSCFERALVLLHRMPVMWHMYLKFVMQQPDVTKVRKVFDAALRALPVTQHDDIWMLYLEFAEEIGGPFCIHVYRRYIQLEPRAVESYIEVLVNLELWNEAAHQYLDILNRPVFLSSKGKSNYQIWNEFSQLIVQHPEDIEQIDVERVFRAGIHRFTDQAGKLWTSLAQYYIRLGYYEKARSIFYEGITTVMTVRNFTQVFDAAVEFEEQWLSMRVENKPSQLKDEIGVDYHLSWLEKLLDQRSLYINDVILRQNINNVDEWQRRTTLVGDDREKIVQIYAEGLQKINPKLSIGSFGSFFSNFAKFYEDIGDVEQAKVIYEKATNVPYNSVNELAQVWINWAEMELKYQNFETARKLIGDAVQAPKRSNISFFDEALSPQVRLHKSAKIWMYYLDLEESVGSVDSTRKLYDRMFELKIATPQVVVNYANFLEENGFYEDSFKIYERGVALFSYPVAFELWTLYLVKFIERYKGKQFERGRDLFEQALEGCPSEFSKSIYLLYADYEENYGKVKRSISVLEKALKDVTPKDRLSVFNVLLLKVAFNYGALATRPIYERAIEILNDEEVKDVCLRYAEMETRLGEIDRARAIFTHGSQYCDPRVETEYWQRWQDFEVKYGNPEETVKEMLRIKRSIQVKFSTNTLNIAKQVASMETPLTSGDAMEQLELSQENSKPLAGFVASSTGPMGGIQQTNVVEQEPKNPDEIDLG, encoded by the exons atgagcGAGACCGCTCAATTAAAAGTGCATTCCGATTTATTAGATATAGAAGATGAGCCATTTGAACTGGAGTTGCTTCGTAGTCCGTATTCTTTAAGAAGTTGGCTACGATACTTGTCAGCACGCGAAAATTCTACACTTGAAAAGCGTGTTTTGTTGTATGAGCGAGCATGTTCGGAATTACCTGGAAGTTACAAGATATGGAAAGCATATTTGGAAATGCGATTAGCACATTTAGAGGGCGGATCGTTTGTTTCAAATCCACAGGCTTTTCTAGACGTGAATAGTTGTTTTGAACGAGCATTAGTTCTTCTTCACCGTATGCCGGTCATGTGGCATATGTACTTGAAGTTTGTCATGCAGCAGCCTGATGTAACAAAAGTTCGCAAGGTATTTGACGCTGCTCTTCGTGCTTTACCAGTGACACAGCACGATGATATATGGATGCTATATTTGGAATTTGCTGAAGAGATCGGTGGCCCATTTTGTATCCATGTGTATAGAAGGTATATTCAACTTGAACCTCGCGCCGTCGAGTCCTATATAGAAGTATTGGTTAATTTAGAGCTATGGAATGAAGCCGCACATCAGTACCTGGATATCCTGAATCGACcggtttttctttctagCAAAGGGAAAAGTAATTATCAGATATGGAACGAGTTTTCACAGTTAATCGTACAGCATCCTGAGGATATAGAACAAATCGATGTTGAACGCGTTTTCCGGGCGGGTATTCATCGTTTCACCGATCAAGCTGGTAAGCTGTGGACTTCTTTAGCTCAGTATTATATTCGTTTGGGATATTATGAAAAG gCAAGGAGTATCTTTTATGAAGGAATTACTACCGTTATGACTGTTCGCAATTTTACCCAGGTATTTGATGCAGCTGTTGAATTTGAGGAACAATGGCTCTCCATGCGAGTGGAAAACAAGCCTTCTCAATtaaaagatgaaattgGGGTGGACTACCATCTATCTTGGTTAGAAAAACTACTCGATCAACGCTCTTTGTATATTAATGATGTTATTTTACGacaaaatattaataatGTTGACGAATGGCAGCGTCGAACCACCTTGGTCGGCGATGATCgtgaaaaaattgtacaAATCTACGCTGAAGGCTTACAAAAAATCAACCCTAAATTATCTATCGGTTCATTtggttctttcttttcaaattttgcTAAATTTTATGAGGATATTGGCGATGTTGAACAGGCTAAAgttatttatgaaaaagccACCAATGTGCCGTATAATTCTGTAAATGAGCTGGCTCAGGTGTGGATTAATTGGGCCGAAATGGAGTTGAAATACCAGAATTTTGAAACTGCTAGAAAATTAATTGGGGATGCTGTCCAAGCTCCTAAAAGAAGCAACATTAGCTTCTTTGATGAAGCTTTATCTCCCCAGGTCAGACTTCATAAATCTGCCAAAATTTGGATGTATTATTTGGACTTGGAAGAAAGCGTTGGATCAGTAGACTCGACGCGAAAGCTTTACGACCGCATGTTTGAACTTAAAATTGCGACACCACAGGTAGTGGTTAATTATGCGaactttttggaagagaaCGGGTTTTACGAAGACTCATTTAAAATCTATGAAAGGGGTGTTGCTCTTTTCAGCTATCCTGTTGCGTTTGAGTTATGGACACTTTACCTAGTAAAATTCATTGAACGATATAAGGGAAAACAGTTTGAAAGAGGTAGAGatctttttgaacaagCATTAGAAGGCTGTCCATCTgaattttctaaaagtatttatttgctttacgCGGATTATGAGGAAAACTACGGCAAGGTTAAAAGATCTATATCAGTATTAGAGAAAGCTTTGAAAGATGTTACTCCCAAAGATCGCCTTAGCGTCTTTAATGTTTTATTGCTCAAGGTAGCATTTAATTATGGTGCACTAGCTACTCGTCCGATTTATGAAAGAGCCATTGAAATACTTAATGACGAAGAAGTAAAGGATGTGTGCCTACGCTATGCAGAAATGGAAACACGATTGGGTGAAATTGATCGTGCTCGTGCTATCTTTACCCATGGAAGTCAGTATTGTGACCCACGGGTAGAAACTGAGTACTGGCAACGTTGGCAAGATTTTGAAGTTAAATACGGAAATCCAGAAGAAACCGTCAAGGAGATGCTTCGTATTAAACGCTCTATTCAAGTGAAATTTAGTACAAATACATTAAATATTGCAAAACAGGTTGCCTCTATGGAAACACCTTTAACATCCGGGGATGCTATGGAACAGTTGGAATTATCACAGGAAAACTCTAAACCCTTAGCAGGATTTGTTGCTTCAAGTACAGGACCAATGGGAGGTATACAGCAAACGAATGTTGTGGAAcaagaaccaaaaaaccCTGACGAAATAGACTTAGGCTAA
- the rsm10 gene encoding mitochondrial ribosomal protein subunit S10 has product MFKRFFHTGLRLAEQSTPSGSPLFSKPLKPLSERAALAENPYFRELPPNVAAVYLSPLKWKASENDDLVATLRIKSYETNELDFYSDFICRAAYYMKIPMRGPRPLPKRVESWTLLRSPFVHKGSQENFERITHTRLFKLYNINPFQLETFLAYVRKNNMPSLTLEAKLVEYEDLEVAARIRSLLPAEEQGAWKDTKDLDRIKLHADELLQSDPVYQNLMKGDSKKK; this is encoded by the exons ATGTTCAAACGCTTCTTTCATACAGGACTTCGCCTTGCTGAACAGAGTACTCCCTCTGGATCACCACTCTTCTCAAAACCCTT GAAACCCTTGTCAGAAAGGGCTGCTCTTGCAGAGAATCCATACTTTCGTGAACTACCTCCTAACGTAGCAGCAGTTTACTTGAGTCCTTTGAAATGGAAAGCCTCTGAAAATGACGATTTGGTTGCTACACtaagaataaaaagttaCGAAACGAATGAGTTGGACTTTTACTCTGATTTCATTTGCCGTGCCGCTTATTACATGAAAATTCCAATGCGTGGCCCTCGACCTTTGCCCAAGAGGGTTGAGAGCTGGACCCTTTTAAGATCCCCATTTGTGCACAAAGGATCAcaagaaaattttgaacGAATTACCCATACCCGCCTTTTCAAGCTGTATAACATAAACCCTTTTCAACTTGAAACCTTTTTAGCGTATGtgagaaaaaacaacatgCCGTCTTTGACTCTTGAGGCCAAGTTGGTTGAATACGAGGATTTGGAAGTTGCTGCTCGTATACGGTCTCTGCTTCCAGCAGAAGAGCAAGGCGCCTGGAAAGACACTAAGGATCTTGACCGGATTAAACTACATGCAGATGAGTTATTACAGAGTGACCCTGTCTATcaaaatttgatgaaggGAGactcaaagaaaaagtaa